The nucleotide sequence tttaaccaaccaaccaaccaacggtAAAACGAAATGTCTCTATGGAGTTTGAAAAGGGCCATAAACTTCACCGCTCACTACAGGTCTTCATTTAAGATTTGGGAGGTGTCTAACTCCTTGTCTTACCCtaatttttgctattatttggtgtttcagtTTCCAGATTTCTTTATGCAATTTCGAGAATTAAAGATTTTGTAgtcgttttttatatttttttttaataaatagtcTTATATTTTTCCTACAAAGCTaagcaataaattaataaataaatgcaaccAACTTAATTCAACACAAAGAGTGATATAAGCCTCAATCAAACGGAGTTCGCAGCTGTTTCAACTTGCGCTGGTTCGGTCGCTGGTTTCGCTGCTTGCACAACTTCAGGTTTGGGTGCATCGGGAGCTGGTTTCGTTTCCCCCACTGCAATTTCGTTTTCTAATGGTTTTTGATTCGCTACCTCTAATTGTGTCTCAGCTGGTTTCACTTCTTGAGGCAGCTTGGTAACCAGTTCAGGTTCTTTCAGAATTTCCTCAACACCTGCAATAAGCTCTTCCTCTTCGGGTGTGAAAATAGCATCTGGTTGGCTGGTGAccccagcagcagcagcagtagcagcttCATCCTCGTCCTCATCATCATCACCGATTACCTCTTCGATGGTTTGCTGTATGAAATGCTCGAAGAGCTGGAAATACTGCAGCGCATTTGTGGCCACTTGCTCTGTGGGTAAAGTGGTGACTTTCTTTAGCGCATCGCGTATGAGTATAAGCACTGAAGTGTTGCGTGATGGTGCGGCGGGCGTATTGACGATTGGTGTATTGCCTTCGCCACCACTTTGTGCAGGTTCCTTGACGGCATCGGTTTGCGCACTGGTTGCTGGTGCTGCTAAGGGCTCAGCTTCGGGTACAGCCACAGA is from Anastrepha ludens isolate Willacy chromosome 4, idAnaLude1.1, whole genome shotgun sequence and encodes:
- the LOC128861926 gene encoding uncharacterized protein LOC128861926, producing MGVRIFSSCIALLAMLYVCLGVIDAAAINGGARSAGAFFPASKAEHSQLRIARQSYSDEDDSEEDDEVQAQNLAQEQQLQQQIPDDSQEESEEDGDDDGDIDRRHRRRRESPAAEAEKIVQSEVPTKEVESVAVPEAEPLAAPATSAQTDAVKEPAQSGGEGNTPIVNTPAAPSRNTSVLILIRDALKKVTTLPTEQVATNALQYFQLFEHFIQQTIEEVIGDDDEDEDEAATAAAAGVTSQPDAIFTPEEEELIAGVEEILKEPELVTKLPQEVKPAETQLEVANQKPLENEIAVGETKPAPDAPKPEVVQAAKPATEPAQVETAANSV